From a region of the Mycobacteroides saopaulense genome:
- a CDS encoding acyl carrier protein, whose amino-acid sequence MAEITLAQLHKILVACAGGEDDTEISPESATTEFEELGYDSLALMETAARLQREYGVHIAEEELADLTTPQQMLDVINAQLAGAA is encoded by the coding sequence ATTACCCTCGCTCAGCTGCATAAGATCCTGGTGGCGTGCGCCGGTGGTGAGGACGACACCGAAATCAGCCCGGAGAGTGCGACAACGGAATTCGAAGAGCTCGGTTACGACTCCCTGGCTCTCATGGAAACGGCTGCACGTCTGCAACGCGAGTACGGAGTGCATATCGCGGAAGAAGAGCTGGCCGACCTCACCACGCCGCAGCAGATGCTGGATGTCATCAACGCCCAATTGGCGGGTGCGGCATGA